TGCTCTAACATGCTCTTTCAATGTACCTTTTCTAGTAGTGGAACAATACCCATAACAAAGCAAAAATGATTCTTTGAGTATAATATTGACAACTCAGTAATTATTATCCCCCCTTTTTTATCTGTTCACTCTATATActactaacataaaaaaattgctcAATCAGTAACTTTCCAGTAATTAAGATGTCCCTGGACTACTAGCATCCTAGCTAAGTAAACATAATTAACGGTAATTTTCATCTCTTTTCTCTTCCCTGATTGTTTGCATGTGAAAATGCCAAAGCATTTTAATAGGAGAGCCCCAGTGTGATTTGTATCTGAACGTATAATTCATCTAGCCAGGTCAAAATAGCATCTTGGATAGTTGACAGATTAGTTTCAGGCATCGCTGGAATGAATAGATCAAATAACGCCAGCAAGGAATACCCAAAATCAACTTAGGGCAAAAGCCGAGTCCTGGAGGTAAGAACTCATTGCCTTATGGTAAGCTCAGCCCTGAGATGGAGGAtgccattaataaaataattgctgTCATCTTCCATGAATGCTTCCCAGTGTACACTGAACAGGTTCCGGTACCCAACAGCCTTCCCACCTGTGAAAGTGTAGTTCCCTTTGTACTTGTTGACATACCCCTCAGTTGGCTTTGACCTGGCTGCAAACTCATAGTCAACAGCAAAGCTTGCTGATCCCTTTTCTTGCATTCCCAGAAAAAGTCCAAAACAGCGATACGTGCCCTGTTGGTCCATGTTGCAGTGGGCAGACAAGAAAAACCCCTGTCCACCAAGGTGAAATGCTTGCGAATACACCCGACCAGTTGGAAAGAGTTGTGCACACTCCTCCCGCTTCAAGTCCAAGTACACCAAACACTGCTGATGAGGAAGTTCAAAATCAACCACCTTGACAGGTCGGTACTTATATGCCCGCTCCACAAAGCGGCGATTGACAGCATTGGGTACATCTACTGCAAGAGCATGCTGCCTATGTGGTGTCTCAGCCTTGAAAAACAAGGCCTCAAGCACAACCTTGGATGCAAATTCAGGGTGTAAGTCACTGCAATTTAAAACCTTCTTCAATTTTCGACAAGTCATGTATGGGAAACGGATTAGTTGAGCAAGTTGTTTGGCAAGAACTTCTTTCCGCTCCTCCAATTTGGGATAATGAGTATGAGCCCACTTGAGCACTAAGTCATATATAGTATCCTCTGAAGCTGCCTGGAGATAATCACTGGATAGCACAGCCTCAACACCAGCCAAAGGCAATCTAAGCACCTCTTCCTGAAACCTAACCAGAAATGAAGCTCAATAGCATGGGTCaataattcaagaaataaatgACAGAAGCTCAAATGCATTTTCCACATTATTCCATGGGAAATTAGTGCTGCGAGCAGCTAACAagaataagctcaaaatattcTTTCCACTTTAATTAAGCAAAAGCTGTGGACATTGCCAGAATGAATACATTAGTACATTCAACATTGGCATAAAATCATAATgaaaatttctaataataacAGGCAAGCCatcaattac
This genomic interval from Populus alba chromosome 1, ASM523922v2, whole genome shotgun sequence contains the following:
- the LOC118033818 gene encoding BTB/POZ domain-containing protein POB1 isoform X2, with product MAALASLSGPVTEREEEKMLRKIKNVAYTLWHLAVEIVGQSEDEQALTCNIPDTEDTVAYENQDVEAVAMVEGSPTDAQLDFHQRGDAAGPSSDSSWSIDCSTVLRVKSVHISSAILAAKSLFFHELFLNGIKESVQRDVTIQIHASEEEALMDLLNFMYSNNLSASRATALLDVLLAADKFKVASCMRYCSKLLRNIPMTCESALLYLDLPSSILMAEAAQPLTDAAKKFLSVRYRDIYKFQEEVLRLPLAGVEAVLSSDYLQAASEDTIYDLVLKWAHTHYPKLEERKEVLAKQLAQLIRFPYMTCRKLKKVLNCSDLHPEFASKVVLEALFFKAETPHRQHALAVDVPNAVNRRFVERAYKYRPVKVVDFELPHQQCLVYLDLKREECAQLFPTGRVYSQAFHLGGQGFFLSAHCNMDQQGTYRCFGLFLGMQEKGSASFAVDYEFAARSKPTEGYVNKYKGNYTFTGGKAVGYRNLFSVHWEAFMEDDSNYFINGILHLRAELTIRQ